The genomic interval TCGCATAGGAAGATGCAAAACTCCAACCTCTGTCTAATAATTTTTGATTAATATTTGTTTTATCTAATTGAACTCCAATTCCTTCATCTTTTAATAGACTAGACAATTTACTGCTCAATCCAACCACATTTGCCCTTTCATCGGAACTAACTGCTTCGTTTTCATTAGCATTTTTCAAAAGTGGTAAATAAGCTTCTAAATTATGCGTATTATAAAGCAATACTGTTTTATTCTTAGGCTCTGCTACTGGCGCCTTATTCTCTGGTGGTTTTTCTTCTTTCTCTACTTTTTCCTCGTCCACTTCTTTTGGATTTTTCATTAGTTCTTCCGATGGTGTCGATTCAAATGGTAGAGTTGCAAGGCTTGTCCCTTCTTCTGCGACAACTATTTCGGTATGAAAAAAAGTTAAAGCAGGTAATTCTCTTCCTAACAGTGTTCGCGTGTCATCTAACCGAATATTGGTTGCAATTTGAAACAGAATATTCCCAAGTGAAAGTCCTTTCCCATCTGATTTTGGAAAAAGATGATTCTCACTATGAAAAATCTCGGTGTAAATTTCTGTTGTATTCACTGACTTTAAAATACTTGCAACATTATCAGAAGTTAATTTGAAGGAAAAAATAGAGGTTGTTATTCCCCCAATAAGGATAAACATTAGGATGATTCCTAATATTGTTGTATTCAAATATTGGATTAATGTACGTGTTTTGGAGGTTTGCATAATAGGTACATCCCCTTTCTCTATACAGGTATATGCCTTTCTACTAAAAAATAGTCTTGTAATCTATGAAATATTTGATAGGGAATTGTAATTATGTTAATGAAGGATTTAGAAGTTTTATTATTTTATTGGATGCGTAAAATTATATTATAGGAGTTAAATTATTATATTGGATATATAGGTATTTTTATATTAAAAGGTCACTACATAAGAGAGATTTCCCAAAATGTAGTGACCTTTTTTCCTATTACTTTATAATATATTTACTGAAATGAAAAAAGAAATTCCGCTTCACATATCAATTCTCCAGCCACAGTAGCTTTTCCCTTTGCTTTCGCAAAGCTACTTTTCACCTTTTCTACCATGACTTCCATACATAGCTCATCACCAGGAAAAACAGGCTTTCTTATCCTTGAATGATTTATACCAGTTAAAAGGGCGAATTTATTATTATGCTTTTGTTCACTATGAATAGCTACTGCTGTAACTTGTGCAATCGCTTCAATGATAAGAACGCCTGGCATAATTGGATTTTTTGGATTTTGACCAGTTGCAAATGTATCTTCCTTATTAATTTGCTTAACACCTACAGCCATTTTCCCTTCTTTTAACTCTAATATTTCATCTACTAGAGGCAGAGGATACCGACTGAGTATATCCTTCACTATCTGTAGATTCATCATTTCTTTTCGCCTCTTTTATCTAATTCATTTTGTAATTCTGCCATGACTTCACTCAATTCTCTTGTTATATCAGAAGGATCTTTCTTTGTGCCATCCTCATTTTTCAAGGATATGGGATCACCAAAAATGACATGAATTTTCTTACCACTCAATAGTCCTTTTAAATCCGTTGGTCCGCTATAAGCCGCTGGTACAAGTGGAACTCTTGCCAAATTAGCAATAGTAGCAGCACCTTTTTTCAAAGGCACATCCTCTGAAGATCTTGTGCCACTTGGAAAAATTCCAACTATCTTCTTTTCCTTTAGCAGTTTAACTGGCGTTTTAATACTGCTTGGACCAGGATTTTCTCTATCTACAGGAAAGGCATTAATACTATGGAGAAATTTAGCTGCTTGTGGTTTAGCAAATAACTCTTTCTTAGCCATAAAATGAATCTCATTTGGTAGTAATGATGTACCCAGAGCCACCACGTCAACCCATCCAATATGCGAACAGGAAACGACATATCCAGTATCCTTAGGTAATTTATCTTTATTTATTACCTTTGTTCTCCCAAACGTTTTTAATACTACATTTGCAAATCTACTCGTAAATGCATACATTTTTCTTTCTCCTTTATGTACAAAATAACTTAATTTAATGTATGTGAACTTTCACTATATGTAAGATTTTTATAAAGACATAATCCTTTAACCAAAAAACAGTCGATTATTAAAACCATTATAATAAAATAATATCATCTACTATTAGTAGCAGATACTATATTTTTTCACTACGTACTTATTATATCTCATTATTCCTAAAAAAAATAGTATCTATCCACTACAAATAGGGACTATTCAAGTGATAAACGATTTATAAGGAAGCGTATTTCATGCTTTTTTTCTAAAAAAGAACATAAAAAAGAAGAAGGACTTCTACCTTCTTCTTTTCAAGGGCTTTTATACAGCAATCGAAGACAAAACAAGTCGTTTGATTGTATTTGCCACACCATGCTGATCATTCGTTTCTGCAATTTCAATCGAAGCATTTTTCACATCTTCTCTTGCATTTCCCATAGCAACTGGATATCCTACTTTTTCTAGCATCGACAGATCATTCATACTGTCACCCATTGCTACTATATCTTTTAATGCAATCCCTAAATGATTGGCTAATTTTACGAGTGCATTGCCTTTCGAAGCATCTTTATGTTCAAATTCAAAATTATACGTACCAGATGTAACGAGTGTGATGGACTGATCGTTTCTGAAAGTTTCCCAGCCCGCGTCTAACTTCTGTTTATCAAAGGAAAATGCCAATATATTATATACATGAATAGCTGGATTTTCTATTTCCTTATAGCTGTCTATAAAGGAAAATCCAGTTTGCGAAAATTGAATAACTGCATGCTTCTCTAGTTCTGCTCTACTAATATCAGGATTAGCTGTACACAGTCGGTCAAGCTCTATTTCAATTAATTGTCTTCCTCGTTGTGGGGAATACAAATAATCGTCACTGAATATCTCATAATAGTAATCTCTTTCTTCTAACCATTGGAGAAGCCTCATCGCTTTTGGTTTATCCATAGGTAGATGATCAAAACGATTACCCGCTGGATCATGAATCGTTGCTCCGTTCGCTGCAATTACCCATGTCTTTAAACCAGTATCTTTAAAAATTTCCATCACATCTGGATAGTTTCGGCCAGTTGCTATAATAACTTCTATCCCTCTTTCTTGTGCTATTTTCAAACTTTCGAGGTTTTCTGGGCTGATTTTACTTTCATGGTTTAAAAGAGTGCCATCTAAATCCGTCACGATACATGTAATCATTCTTCTCCATCCTTTCTATTTGCCACTATTAATTCCACATTATTTTCATTTAATAATTGAATAAACGATTCTTCTGGTTCTTTATCTGTAATAAAGAGATCAATATCGGAAAGCTCAGCAAATTGATAAAAATCGGTAATGCCAATTTTGCTATTATCTCCTACTACAATCACTTGTTTTGCTTGTTGCATCATTTTCTTTTTTACTGCCCCATCTTCTTCATCTACGATTGTTAGTCCTTTTTCGGAAATTCCAACAATCCCAATAAAAACTTTGTCTACATAATATTTATCCAATCGTTGAATAACAGAGTTACCATATAAATAGCGATGTTCTTTCTGCATTACTCCACCTAATAAGTGAATTTTTGGCAATTGTTTATCAGATAGAATATCAGCCAAATTAATAGAGTTTGTAATAATAGTACATTCTTGATTAATAAAATTTCCCATTGCTTGAACAGTGGTAGAGGCATCCAAAATAATATGATCATTCTCCCGAACAAAAGATGCAGCTAGTTTACCAATCGCTTTTTTTTCTTCTGAAACAGCTTTTAATCGATTATGGTAATTATCAACTTTCCGATGAATTTTCGGTAATAACGCACCGCCTCTTGTTCGAATAATCGCCTGCTCTTCTTCTAGCTTCACTAAATCTCGCCTAGCTGTATCCCGTGACACGTGAAACAGCGTACAAATTTCATCCACTGTTATTTTTTGATGCTTA from Niallia sp. FSL W8-0635 carries:
- a CDS encoding lysophospholipid acyltransferase family protein, whose protein sequence is MYAFTSRFANVVLKTFGRTKVINKDKLPKDTGYVVSCSHIGWVDVVALGTSLLPNEIHFMAKKELFAKPQAAKFLHSINAFPVDRENPGPSSIKTPVKLLKEKKIVGIFPSGTRSSEDVPLKKGAATIANLARVPLVPAAYSGPTDLKGLLSGKKIHVIFGDPISLKNEDGTKKDPSDITRELSEVMAELQNELDKRGEKK
- the fabZ gene encoding 3-hydroxyacyl-ACP dehydratase FabZ; this translates as MMNLQIVKDILSRYPLPLVDEILELKEGKMAVGVKQINKEDTFATGQNPKNPIMPGVLIIEAIAQVTAVAIHSEQKHNNKFALLTGINHSRIRKPVFPGDELCMEVMVEKVKSSFAKAKGKATVAGELICEAEFLFSFQ
- a CDS encoding DeoR/GlpR family DNA-binding transcription regulator, coding for MAQEQRLVDIVSYLNKHQKITVDEICTLFHVSRDTARRDLVKLEEEQAIIRTRGGALLPKIHRKVDNYHNRLKAVSEEKKAIGKLAASFVRENDHIILDASTTVQAMGNFINQECTIITNSINLADILSDKQLPKIHLLGGVMQKEHRYLYGNSVIQRLDKYYVDKVFIGIVGISEKGLTIVDEEDGAVKKKMMQQAKQVIVVGDNSKIGITDFYQFAELSDIDLFITDKEPEESFIQLLNENNVELIVANRKDGEE
- the spoIIP gene encoding stage II sporulation protein P; the encoded protein is MQTSKTRTLIQYLNTTILGIILMFILIGGITTSIFSFKLTSDNVASILKSVNTTEIYTEIFHSENHLFPKSDGKGLSLGNILFQIATNIRLDDTRTLLGRELPALTFFHTEIVVAEEGTSLATLPFESTPSEELMKNPKEVDEEKVEKEEKPPENKAPVAEPKNKTVLLYNTHNLEAYLPLLKNANENEAVSSDERANVVGLSSKLSSLLKDEGIGVQLDKTNINQKLLDRGWSFASSYAMSKDVVAAAVSENKHLNYLIDIHRDSARKETTTATIDGKSYAKLLFIIGDANKGYEKNQEFAEKLHAELKKKYPGISRGVFLKGKDQGNGVYNQNFSDRAILLEVGGIDNTQAELNRSIEAFADIFSKVYWEENDATQQ
- a CDS encoding Cof-type HAD-IIB family hydrolase, which codes for MITCIVTDLDGTLLNHESKISPENLESLKIAQERGIEVIIATGRNYPDVMEIFKDTGLKTWVIAANGATIHDPAGNRFDHLPMDKPKAMRLLQWLEERDYYYEIFSDDYLYSPQRGRQLIEIELDRLCTANPDISRAELEKHAVIQFSQTGFSFIDSYKEIENPAIHVYNILAFSFDKQKLDAGWETFRNDQSITLVTSGTYNFEFEHKDASKGNALVKLANHLGIALKDIVAMGDSMNDLSMLEKVGYPVAMGNAREDVKNASIEIAETNDQHGVANTIKRLVLSSIAV